DNA sequence from the Atribacteraceae bacterium genome:
AAAGGGAGACAAGGTGATCGTCATCCATGGAAAGAACCGCGGAAAGAATGGAAAGGTTTTAACGGTTGACCGGAAGGGAGAACGGGCTGTCGTCGAAAGGATCAATATGGTAAAAAAACATACCCGGGCGACTCAACAGAATCCCCAGGGAGGGATTATCGAGAAGGAGAATCCGATCAGATTAAGTAATCTACGCCTGATTTGTCCCCGGTGCAACGATTTGACCCGGGTCAAGCGGACTGTGATCTCTGGATCGGATTTTCGGGTACGCACGTGCCATAAGTGCCGGGAAATTATCGATAAGGTTTGAGGAGGTCTAGTCCGGTGTCAGTCATACGAGAGAAATACATTCAGGAGACCATTCCGGCTCTCCAGGAGCAGTTTCACTACTCGAACGTGATGCAGATCCCGCGGTTGCAAAAAGTTGTTATCAATATCGGGGTTGGTGAAGCGACACAGAATTCGCATGCCTTGGACGTTGCCGTTGAAGAGTTGAGCATTATTACCGGACAGAAACCGGTCATCACCCGGGCGAAAAAATCG
Encoded proteins:
- the rplX gene encoding 50S ribosomal protein L24 — its product is MARVNKPKVRIPPIKKGDKVIVIHGKNRGKNGKVLTVDRKGERAVVERINMVKKHTRATQQNPQGGIIEKENPIRLSNLRLICPRCNDLTRVKRTVISGSDFRVRTCHKCREIIDKV